The proteins below come from a single Corvus hawaiiensis isolate bCorHaw1 chromosome 20, bCorHaw1.pri.cur, whole genome shotgun sequence genomic window:
- the SRSF1 gene encoding serine/arginine-rich splicing factor 1, producing MSGGGVIRGPAGNNDCRIYVGNLPPDIRTKDIEDVFYKYGAIRDIDLKNRRGGPPFAFVEFEDPRDAEDAVYGRDGYDYDGYRLRVEFPRSGRGTGRGGGGGGGGGAPRGRYGPPSRRSEYRVIVSGLPPSGSWQDLKDHMREAGDVCYADVFRDGTGVVEFVRKEDMTYAVRKLDNTKFRSHEGETAYIRVKVDGPRSPSYGRSRSRSRSRSRSRSRSNSRSRSYSPRRSRGSPRYSPRHSRSRSRT from the exons ATGTCCGGCGGCGGCGTCATCCGCGGCCCGGCCGGCAACAACGACTGCCGCATCTACGTGGGGAACCTGCCCCCCGACATCCGCACCAAGGACATCGAGGACGTGTTCTACAAGTACGGCGCCATCCGCGACATCGACTTGAAGAACCGCCGCGGGGGCCCGCCCTTCGCCTTCGTCGAGTTTGAGGACCCCAG GGACGCGGAGGACGCCGTCTACGGGCGGGACGGCTACGACTACGATGGGTATCGCCTCCGCGTGGAGTTCCCTCGGAGCGGCCGCGGCACCGgcagaggcggcggcggcggcggagggggAGGAGCCCCCCGGGGCAGGTACGGCCCCCCGTCCCGGCGCTCGGAGTACAGAGTGATAGTCTCGG GGCTGCCTCCAAGTGGAAGTTGGCAGGATTTAAAGGATCACATGCGTGAAGCAGGTGATGTATGTTATGCTGATGTTTTCCGAGATGGCACTGGTGTCGTGGAGTTTGTGCGGAAGGAAGACATGACCTACGCTGTGCGAAAGCTGGATAACACTAAATTTAGATCTCACGAG GGAGAAACTGCCTACATCCGTGTTAAAGTTGATGGCCCAAGAAGCCCAAGCTATGGAAGATCTCGGTCCCGCAGCCGTAGTCGTAGCAGGAGCCGTAGTCGAAGCAACAGCAGAAGCCGCAGTTATTCCCCAAGAAGAAGCAGAGGATCTCCACGCTACTCTCCCCGCCACAGCAGATCCCGATCTCGTACATAA